Proteins from one Setaria italica strain Yugu1 chromosome V, Setaria_italica_v2.0, whole genome shotgun sequence genomic window:
- the LOC101774618 gene encoding jacalin-related lectin 19 isoform X1, whose translation MQPAAHQRRMVASSKVIRVGPWGGHGGSPWDDGPHRGVRSITVTYGRFLESMRAEYADRNGRPVLGEKHGGGTGRSLSARIELDFPYEFVTGVSGSYCAAHGGSPPVVRSLTFETSRGVVHGPFGGAGGADDGVPFSYPMEGAVVVGFMGRSGWHLDALGLYVAALRAETLCDVVQERGLSAYRSFVYGGDDGARPRHHHQSKKKPFEWCYK comes from the exons ATG CAACCTGCTGCTCACCAGAGGAGGATGGTCGCGTCGAGCAAGGTGATCAGGGTCGGGCCGTGGGGAGGCCACGGCGGGAGCCCCTGGGACGACGGCCCGCACCGGGGCGTCCGGAGCATCACCGTCACGTACGGGCGCTTCCTGGAGTCGATGCGCGCCGAGTACGCCGACAGGAACGGCCGCCCGGTCCTCGGCGAGaagcacggcggcgggacgggcCGCAGCCTCTCCGCCAGGATCGAGCTGGACTTCCCGTACGAGTTCGTGACGGGCGTGAGCGGGAGCTACTGCGCGGCGCACGGCGGGTCGCCGCCGGTGGTGCGGTCGCTGACGTTCGAGACCAGCCGCGGGGTCGTGCACGGCCCGTtcgggggcgcgggcggcgccgacgacgggGTGCCGTTCTCGTACCCGATGGAAGGGGCCGTGGTGGTCGGGTTCATGGGAAGGAGCGGCTGGCACCTTGACGCGCTCGGCCTCTACGTCGCGGCGCTGCGGGCCGAGACGCTCTGCGACGTGGTCCAGGAGCGCGGCCTCTCAGCGTACCGCTCCTTCGTctacggcggcgacgacggggcgcggccgcggcatCATCATCAGAGCAAGAAGAAACCGTTCGAGTGGTGCTACAAATAA
- the LOC101774618 gene encoding jacalin-related lectin 19 isoform X2 produces the protein MRRMVASSKVIRVGPWGGHGGSPWDDGPHRGVRSITVTYGRFLESMRAEYADRNGRPVLGEKHGGGTGRSLSARIELDFPYEFVTGVSGSYCAAHGGSPPVVRSLTFETSRGVVHGPFGGAGGADDGVPFSYPMEGAVVVGFMGRSGWHLDALGLYVAALRAETLCDVVQERGLSAYRSFVYGGDDGARPRHHHQSKKKPFEWCYK, from the exons ATG AGGAGGATGGTCGCGTCGAGCAAGGTGATCAGGGTCGGGCCGTGGGGAGGCCACGGCGGGAGCCCCTGGGACGACGGCCCGCACCGGGGCGTCCGGAGCATCACCGTCACGTACGGGCGCTTCCTGGAGTCGATGCGCGCCGAGTACGCCGACAGGAACGGCCGCCCGGTCCTCGGCGAGaagcacggcggcgggacgggcCGCAGCCTCTCCGCCAGGATCGAGCTGGACTTCCCGTACGAGTTCGTGACGGGCGTGAGCGGGAGCTACTGCGCGGCGCACGGCGGGTCGCCGCCGGTGGTGCGGTCGCTGACGTTCGAGACCAGCCGCGGGGTCGTGCACGGCCCGTtcgggggcgcgggcggcgccgacgacgggGTGCCGTTCTCGTACCCGATGGAAGGGGCCGTGGTGGTCGGGTTCATGGGAAGGAGCGGCTGGCACCTTGACGCGCTCGGCCTCTACGTCGCGGCGCTGCGGGCCGAGACGCTCTGCGACGTGGTCCAGGAGCGCGGCCTCTCAGCGTACCGCTCCTTCGTctacggcggcgacgacggggcgcggccgcggcatCATCATCAGAGCAAGAAGAAACCGTTCGAGTGGTGCTACAAATAA